The following are encoded together in the Streptomyces sp. NBC_00358 genome:
- a CDS encoding nucleoside deaminase: MERIDQAQARAWLATALAEARAGLAEGGIPIGAALYGADGTVLGRGRNRRVQDDDPSTHAETAAFRDAGRQRTYRGTTMVTTLSPCWYCSGLVRQFGISRVVVGEAATFHGGHDWLARHGVQIVLLDDPECTALMRDFIKDNPVLWNEDIGE, encoded by the coding sequence ATGGAGCGCATCGATCAAGCACAGGCCCGCGCGTGGCTCGCCACCGCACTGGCGGAGGCCCGCGCGGGGCTCGCCGAGGGCGGCATCCCCATCGGGGCGGCGCTGTACGGCGCGGACGGCACCGTTCTCGGCCGCGGCCGCAACCGCCGCGTCCAGGACGACGACCCCTCGACGCACGCCGAGACGGCCGCCTTCCGCGACGCGGGACGGCAGCGGACGTATCGCGGCACGACCATGGTGACCACCCTGTCGCCGTGCTGGTACTGCAGCGGTCTGGTCCGGCAGTTCGGCATCTCCCGGGTCGTCGTGGGCGAGGCGGCCACCTTCCACGGCGGCCACGACTGGCTCGCCCGGCACGGCGTACAGATCGTGCTGCTCGACGATCCCGAATGCACCGCCCTGATGCGGGACTTCATCAAGGACAACCCGGTCCTGTGGAACGAGGACATCGGTGAGTGA
- a CDS encoding class I SAM-dependent DNA methyltransferase, whose product MTTRLQATRSSYDTVAADYAELLKDELGSRPLDMAMLAAFAERVRAGGGGPVADLGCGPGRVTVHLEELGLDAFGIDLSPGMVTVARRAHPHLRFEVGTMTGLDLPDGTLAGALVWYSTVHTPIDELPVMLAEFRRVLAPGGHLLIAFKVGAEQVRLEHAYGHDVDLDVHRFPPERVAELLRKEGLFEVARLVREADEQERTPQAFLLARRPESD is encoded by the coding sequence ATGACGACTCGCCTCCAGGCCACCCGTTCCTCCTACGACACCGTCGCCGCCGACTACGCGGAGCTGCTCAAGGACGAGTTGGGCAGCAGACCGCTGGACATGGCGATGCTGGCGGCGTTCGCCGAGCGGGTGCGGGCCGGCGGGGGCGGGCCCGTGGCGGACCTCGGGTGCGGGCCCGGACGGGTGACCGTCCACCTGGAAGAACTCGGGCTCGACGCGTTCGGGATCGACCTGTCGCCCGGGATGGTCACGGTGGCCCGCCGGGCACATCCCCACCTGCGCTTCGAGGTGGGCACGATGACCGGCCTCGACCTGCCGGACGGCACCCTCGCCGGAGCACTCGTCTGGTACTCGACGGTGCACACGCCGATCGACGAACTCCCGGTGATGTTGGCCGAGTTCCGCCGCGTCCTGGCGCCCGGCGGTCATCTGCTCATCGCCTTCAAGGTCGGCGCCGAACAGGTCCGGCTGGAGCACGCGTACGGCCATGACGTGGATCTCGACGTCCACCGCTTCCCGCCCGAACGCGTCGCCGAACTCCTGCGGAAGGAAGGCCTGTTCGAGGTCGCCCGTCTCGTCCGCGAGGCCGACGAACAGGAGAGGACACCGCAGGCGTTCCTGCTGGCCCGCAGGCCGGAGAGCGACTGA
- a CDS encoding quinone oxidoreductase family protein: protein MRTVEFQEYGGPEVLRVVEAKVPEPGPGQVSIDVAYAGVNFADLLARSAGYRVPRLPFVPGLEVSGRIRAVGPDVTGLRAGQEVAALTEGGAYADVTVADAVTVFPLPDGVGLRTGATLPTVLPTAYGLLHAVGRLQPGETVLVQSAAGGVGTVLGRLAKAAGAGAVYGVVSSEAKAAYALGHGYDEVFVGSFEDEVRAATAGRGVDLALDPVGGETFRRSLASLALFGRLVAFGNASSADPWAVGQPELNPTGLSVGGFSILGLAATAPAALRDLASRAFESVADGTVSLPVTAEFALEEAGEAHALMGSRTSTGKLLLRVARSDRSRP, encoded by the coding sequence ATGCGTACGGTCGAGTTCCAGGAGTACGGCGGTCCCGAGGTCCTGCGGGTCGTGGAGGCGAAGGTCCCCGAACCGGGCCCCGGGCAGGTGAGCATCGACGTGGCCTACGCGGGCGTGAACTTCGCCGACCTGCTGGCCAGGTCGGCGGGCTACCGCGTACCGCGCCTGCCCTTCGTACCGGGTCTGGAGGTCTCGGGCCGGATCCGGGCGGTGGGCCCGGACGTCACGGGGCTGCGGGCGGGCCAGGAGGTCGCGGCGCTGACGGAGGGCGGGGCGTACGCGGACGTCACCGTCGCCGACGCCGTCACCGTCTTCCCGCTGCCCGACGGGGTCGGCCTGCGCACCGGCGCCACCCTCCCCACCGTCCTGCCCACGGCGTACGGGCTGCTGCACGCCGTGGGCCGGCTCCAGCCCGGCGAGACGGTGCTCGTCCAGAGCGCGGCGGGCGGCGTGGGCACGGTGCTCGGCCGGTTGGCGAAGGCGGCCGGGGCCGGCGCGGTCTACGGCGTCGTGTCCAGCGAGGCGAAGGCCGCGTACGCCCTCGGCCACGGCTACGACGAGGTGTTCGTGGGTTCCTTCGAGGACGAGGTCCGCGCCGCGACCGCCGGCCGCGGGGTGGACCTGGCCCTGGACCCGGTGGGCGGCGAGACCTTCCGGCGCAGCCTCGCCTCCCTGGCCCTCTTCGGCCGCCTGGTCGCCTTCGGCAACGCGAGCTCGGCGGATCCCTGGGCGGTGGGCCAGCCGGAACTCAACCCCACCGGCCTGTCGGTCGGCGGGTTCTCGATCCTCGGCCTGGCCGCGACGGCCCCCGCCGCCCTCCGCGACCTCGCCTCGCGCGCCTTCGAGTCGGTGGCCGACGGCACCGTGAGCCTGCCGGTGACCGCGGAGTTCGCCCTGGAGGAGGCCGGGGAGGCGCACGCGCTGATGGGATCGCGGACCAGCACCGGAAAGCTGCTGCTGCGGGTGGCGCGTTCCGATCGGTCCCGCCCGTGA
- a CDS encoding MFS transporter gives MTTTAIAPAASRTYPSLRAAWIPLAALCLAFFVEMVDNTLLSIALPTIGRDLDSGTTALQWVTGGYSLTFGGLLLTAGSMADRLGRRRVLLVGLAVFGLLSLAVVAVTTAGQLITLRAGLGIAAAAMAPITNSLVFRLFDDKALRMRAMTLMIVVGMSGFVLGPLLGGTALAHFQWQWLLVVNAPIALIAAIGVRLGVPADRPQDLTHDKLDLPGAGLSVATIGLACYSLTSGVEHGWLSATTLASVLGAIAAGIAFVWHERRSASPMLDLRLFSNGTVRGAAIAQIGSAIAMAAVMFGLILHFQYAYGWSPVRAGLANLPIIVTMIVATPLSEWLAKRFGHRVACLVGAACLAGSLAGLSWGVDRGYGAIAVCMVVMTVGLRTVMTICAIALVDAMPDNRTSIGTALNDTAQEVGSSIGTAVVGTLIAALVTTRLPAGTWGDALVTSFFHGERITYAVLAVVVGLIAGGGALTLTDSHATEEPA, from the coding sequence ATGACCACCACCGCCATAGCGCCCGCCGCGTCGCGCACCTATCCGTCCCTGCGCGCGGCATGGATTCCCCTGGCCGCGCTCTGCCTGGCCTTCTTCGTCGAGATGGTCGACAACACACTGCTCTCGATCGCGCTGCCCACGATCGGCCGGGACCTCGACAGCGGAACGACCGCGCTGCAGTGGGTCACCGGCGGGTACTCGCTGACGTTCGGCGGCCTGCTGCTGACGGCGGGGTCGATGGCCGACCGGCTCGGGCGCCGCCGTGTGCTGCTGGTCGGCCTGGCGGTGTTCGGGCTGCTGAGCCTGGCCGTCGTCGCGGTCACCACCGCGGGGCAGCTCATCACCTTGCGGGCCGGCCTCGGCATCGCCGCGGCGGCGATGGCCCCCATCACCAACTCGCTGGTCTTCCGGCTGTTCGACGACAAGGCGCTGCGGATGCGCGCGATGACCCTGATGATCGTCGTCGGCATGTCCGGCTTCGTCCTCGGCCCGCTGCTGGGCGGCACCGCCCTGGCCCACTTCCAGTGGCAGTGGCTCCTGGTCGTCAACGCCCCGATCGCGCTGATCGCGGCCATCGGCGTCCGCCTCGGCGTCCCGGCCGACCGGCCGCAGGACCTGACCCACGACAAGCTCGATCTGCCGGGCGCCGGCCTGAGCGTCGCCACCATCGGCCTCGCCTGCTACTCGCTGACCAGCGGCGTCGAGCACGGCTGGCTCTCCGCGACCACACTCGCCTCGGTCCTCGGCGCCATCGCCGCGGGGATCGCGTTCGTGTGGCACGAGCGCCGCAGCGCGTCGCCGATGCTGGACCTGCGCCTCTTCTCCAACGGCACCGTCCGCGGCGCGGCCATCGCACAGATCGGCTCGGCCATCGCGATGGCCGCCGTGATGTTCGGCCTGATCCTCCACTTCCAGTACGCCTACGGGTGGAGCCCCGTACGGGCCGGCCTGGCGAACCTGCCGATCATCGTGACCATGATCGTCGCGACTCCCCTGTCCGAGTGGCTCGCGAAAAGGTTCGGCCACCGCGTCGCCTGCCTGGTCGGCGCGGCCTGCCTGGCCGGATCGCTGGCCGGCCTGTCCTGGGGTGTCGACCGCGGCTACGGCGCCATCGCGGTCTGCATGGTCGTGATGACCGTCGGACTGCGCACCGTCATGACGATCTGCGCCATCGCGCTCGTCGACGCGATGCCGGACAACCGGACGTCGATCGGCACGGCGCTCAACGACACCGCCCAGGAGGTCGGAAGCAGCATCGGCACCGCCGTGGTCGGCACCCTCATCGCCGCGCTGGTCACCACCCGGCTGCCCGCGGGCACCTGGGGCGACGCCCTGGTGACCTCGTTCTTCCACGGCGAGCGGATCACCTACGCCGTGCTGGCGGTCGTCGTCGGCCTGATCGCTGGCGGCGGCGCACTCACGCTCACCGACTCCCACGCCACCGAGGAGCCCGCCTGA
- a CDS encoding ArsR/SmtB family transcription factor, with product MAERTSHRAAPEHTHPDEVPVATALAALADPVRLQLVRALAESAEWSRSCGSFDVPVGKAALSHHFSVLRGAGLVEQRDEGPKRVNRLRRPEFDARFPGLLALVLRAEPPR from the coding sequence GTGGCGGAGCGCACCAGTCATCGGGCCGCGCCCGAGCACACCCACCCCGACGAGGTCCCCGTGGCGACCGCCCTCGCCGCCCTCGCCGACCCCGTCCGGCTCCAGCTCGTCCGGGCGCTGGCGGAGTCCGCGGAGTGGAGCCGCAGTTGCGGCAGTTTCGACGTACCCGTCGGCAAGGCGGCGCTCAGCCATCACTTCTCTGTGCTGCGCGGCGCCGGTCTCGTCGAACAGCGCGACGAGGGCCCCAAGCGGGTCAACCGGCTGCGCCGGCCGGAGTTCGACGCCCGCTTCCCGGGCCTCCTCGCCCTCGTCCTGCGCGCGGAACCGCCCCGCTGA